Genomic segment of bacterium:
TGCGCTCCCGCGTGTACTCCCACCAGGGCCGGGGCGGGTCGCCGTCCATGAAGCGCGTGATGGAGATGAAGACGTCGAGCACGCAGGGGTCCTGCCGGACGCCCGTGGCCGCGCAGAGCTCGTCGAACATCCGGTACGGATCGCGGCCGACGAGATCGCCCGGCGTCGCGATGCCCAGCAGGACCAGGTCGGCCGCGCTCGCGCGCCCGATGTTGGGCAGATCGGTCAGCCGGGTCGTCGTCGCGCGATTGACCTTGGCGGGATTCATGAGGGGCCCACCCCCCCGTTCGTGAACTTGAACTCGAGCAGGTTTCCGGCGGGATCGCGGACGACGAACTTGCCGGACGCGGATCCGGCCGCGGCGTCCTCGCCGCCGGCCCGCGGTGCCAGGACGAACTCCACCCCGTGGGCCCGGCAGCGATCGCCCACGTGCCGCCAGGTCGGGGCGTCCACCGTCGCCCCGAAGTGGTCGAGAGCGAGGGCCGGCCGCTCGGCGCTCGCCTGGTGGAGCGTCAACTGGTGGCCGAAGAAGTCGATGTCGGCCCAGTGGCCGCGATCCCGCCCGACCGGGCACCCGAGCACTCCGGTGTAGAAGGCCTTCGCCGCGTCCAGGTCCGGCACGACGAGGGAGAGATGAAAGACGTGTCCGGCCAAGGCGGCCTCCTCGTTCATGGGGCTATTCAGGCCACACCCGCAGCGGATGCGCCTCGGTGTTGAACAGCGTGCGCTCGAAGTCGATGGTCCCGCGCGGGGCGAAGAGCAGCCAGGCGTACTTCAGCGTCTCGGCCAGGAAGAAGCTCTGCATGGCGTCGCGCTGCTCGCCGGTGCGCACGCTGGCCAGGTGGGCGTAGCCGACCTCGGTGCGGCAGCGGGCGATGAGGCTCTCGACGTACGTGCGCCCCATGTCGCGGTAGCCCTCGTCGCCGGTCAGCTCGAGCAGGTACCAGGCCGACTCGATGTTCTCCGGCCGCAGCGGGTAGCCCTCGTGGAGCACCTCCATCGTCGTGTAGTCGATGACCTCGGGCTCGATGCCGTGGATCTGCCACATGCGGAAGCAGCTGCGCTGCAGGGCCGCGGCCCGTTCGAGATCGCCGGACAGGGCCAGCACCGCGGGGAAGAACGCCTCGAGGGCGCCGAAGCGGGTGCCCGTGCGCTCGCCCGTGTCCATGTCGGCCTGGCCGTACCACAGGCTGCCCGTGCTCGTGTCGGCCAGATAGGTCCCGATGGCGACGATGCTCTCGTCCCACAGCCGGTGCAGGTCCTCGTCGCCGAACATGAGCCAGCCCTTCAGCAGGTACTCGTAGTACGAGTCGACGCGGGCGCCGAGGGCCGCCTCGCGGTCGGTCCACGCGCCGGTCTCGACGTCGATGATCGTGCCCGGCAGGCCGATCGCCGAGCGCCGCGCCGCCAGGGCCATCACCGCGGCCTTGGCCTTGCGCCAGTACACCGGGTTGTCGGTGTGGCGCGACAGGGTGCCCCACTCCAGCAGCAGCGTGCCGATCTCGGCCGGATTGTTCAGCGGGTCGCGCACCGCACCCGTGCGCAGGTTCACGTAGCGGTACGGCATGCCCGTCGGCGAGTCGAAGGCCGGCAGCAGGCGGTCGGCCAGATCGGTGGCCAGGGCGAGGAAGCGGTCGTCGCCGTCGAGCTGGTAGGCCGACAGCAGCCCCCCGAGCAGCCGGATGTCGATCTCGAAGAGCTGCACGTCGAGGTCGCGGTCGAAGTCGAGTTCGGAGAGGATGAGGTCCTTGGCCGCGAGCGCCTCCTCCTCGAGACCCATCAGCTTCATGGTGCTGAAGGCGTCGACGGGGGTCATGAGCAGCGAGGCGCCGTACCAGTCGGCACCGGTGCAGGACAGGGGCCGCAGGTCGTCGTGTCCCCATGCGCACCGGACGTAGCCCTGCCAGGCGTGGCGGAACTCGTCGCGCACGCGGTCGGCGGCGGCGGCCGGATCGGCCGGCAGGACGGGTGCGCCGGACTGTGCCCGCGCGGCCGGCGGCGCGACGGCGGCGGCGAGCGCCGGCAGCAGGGCGGCGGCGAAGAGGAGGCGACGCGGCGAAGCGGTCATCCGGCCGAATGACGGGACGGACGACAGGGGGAACGACGGGGCGGACAGCCGGGCGAAGATCCGGACGAACAGCCGGACGAACAGCCGGGCGAACATCCGAACAAACAGCCGGACAAACATCAGGGCGAACATCGGAACGGACCTCCGGAAGCGGGCGCAGGCGAAACTCGAAGCCGACGAGCCGCGATGATACGCCACCGGCGCCATCTCAGGCCACCCCCCGCGTCTCCTCCACGCGCCAGCCGGGGCCGCGCCGCTTGTCCTTCAGCACGCGGATGGTGAAAGCGTGGCCGTCGGGCGCCCCCCCGGCGCCGGCCGGCCGCCGGCGCACCTCGCCCCGCAACGAGACCAGCGACCCGAGCGAAGCCGTGTCGGCGGACTTCTCCGTCAGGCACAGCACCGCCGCGTCGTGCGTCCGGGCCAGCTGCACCAGACGCCCCTGCAGGGGCGCGGGCAAGGCGGCACTCGTCCCCAGATCGAGCACCACCAGCCCGAACGCCCCGCTGCGCAGGAGCACGTCGGCTGCCCGGCCGGCGGACCGGTCGTCGCGCGCATGCACCACGACCAGAGCCGTCGGATCGACCCCGCACGCGACCGCGTCCGGCGCGTGGAAGGTCGCGGCGGTGGCCGACACCCAGGCGACCGGATCCCCGGCCAGCTGCGCGTCGAGCACCACCGCCATGGCGGCCGACAAGAGGGCCCCGTCGGCGCCTGCGCTCAGTTCGCACAGGCGGCCGGCGAGTTCGTTGCGGTTCCAGGCCGGACTCTCCGCCGGCGCCTCGCCCCGGACGCCGTCGCGGACATCTTCCCCGAGATGGTCGGCCAGGCGCCGCACGCCCGGCACTTCCAGCAGATCGGCCAGGTGATGGCGCACCGGCGCGGGCGCGGGCATCTCCCGCCGCGGTCGCGGGCGCGCCCACGGGTGCCGGGGCGACGGGGCCGGGGCCGGAGCGGGTGCGGCGGCCCGCGCGAACCCGGCGGGTGCGGTGATCACCGGGGACAGCGATGCCAGATCATGTGCGGCCAGGGCCATGATCCCCTCCTTCGGGAATGCGGGGAAGTGCGTCCGTCGTCGTCATCCGGCGCTGGGGGCGTCGGGTCGTTCGTTCTGCTTGCGCCGGCCACCGGCCCGGGCGTGTGCTGTCGCCGCACGGCCGTCAGGCCAGACGACGACGGACCTCCACGACCCGGCCCAGAATCCGGATCTCCGTATCCGGCGCGATCTCGATGGGCGCGAAGGCGGCGTTCTCCGGTTGGAGGACGATGCGCCCCGCGCGCAGCCGCAGGCGTTTGACGGTGGCCTCGCCCTCGACCAGGGCCACGACGATCTCGCCGTCGCGCGCCGTGTCCTGGCGGTGGACGACCACCATGTCGCCGGGCAGGATGCCGGCCTCGACCATGCTCTCGCCGCGGACGGTGAGGGCGAAGAGCCCGCCCTCGTCGTCGGCGGCGCCGGCGTCGGGTCCGGACGCCGGCAGCCAGCCGTCCGGATCCTCGATGGCCTCCTGCAGGGCGCCTGCCTGCACGCGGCCGAGCAGGGGGATGTAGCGGACGGCGCCGACCGGTCCGGTTGGCCTTGCGCCGTCCGCTCCACCGCTCCCGCCCGCGGGCAGGCGATACCCGCGGGCCACGCCCGGCTCGCGTTCCAGCCGGCCCGCGGCCACCAGGGCGGCCAGGTGCTGCTGGGCCGACTGCACCGCCTTGAACCCGAAGGCCCGCTGCACCTCGCGCACCGTGGGCGGCGCGCCCGCGGCGATGCGATCGCGCACGAAGGCGAAGATCTCGCGGCGGGTCTGGTCGGATCGGCGGGGGGTCATGGCGTCTCCTTCGGGTTCGTCTCAGCGACAGCCGGAATTTAAACAGACATTCGTCTGTCCGTCAATAGCAAATAGCGAAAATAAAGCGAATAAAAACAGGCCACACGATGTTGTGGAGGCATGAAAACGGCCCCACCACCGGTGGGGCCGTCAGCGGAACCGCAGCGAGGGGGATCAGGCCGTCGCAACCTCCCGGCCGCGCTCCCGCCGCCGGGTCCAGAGGAAGATCGCGAAGAAGACCACGCCGCCCACCGTGTCGACCAGCAGGTTCGCCGGCCAGATCATGGCCACGCCCGCGGCGAAGACGACCGCGCGCTCGGGCCAGCTCAGCCTTCCCTCGAGGTAGCCCTGCATGGCCCCC
This window contains:
- a CDS encoding helix-hairpin-helix domain-containing protein; this encodes MNPAKVNRATTTRLTDLPNIGRASAADLVLLGIATPGDLVGRDPYRMFDELCAATGVRQDPCVLDVFISITRFMDGDPPRPWWEYTRERKEELAARRGGSA
- a CDS encoding VOC family protein gives rise to the protein MNEEAALAGHVFHLSLVVPDLDAAKAFYTGVLGCPVGRDRGHWADIDFFGHQLTLHQASAERPALALDHFGATVDAPTWRHVGDRCRAHGVEFVLAPRAGGEDAAAGSASGKFVVRDPAGNLLEFKFTNGGVGPS
- a CDS encoding glycoside hydrolase family 47 protein, translating into MFALMFVRLFVRMFARLFVRLFVRIFARLSAPSFPLSSVPSFGRMTASPRRLLFAAALLPALAAAVAPPAARAQSGAPVLPADPAAAADRVRDEFRHAWQGYVRCAWGHDDLRPLSCTGADWYGASLLMTPVDAFSTMKLMGLEEEALAAKDLILSELDFDRDLDVQLFEIDIRLLGGLLSAYQLDGDDRFLALATDLADRLLPAFDSPTGMPYRYVNLRTGAVRDPLNNPAEIGTLLLEWGTLSRHTDNPVYWRKAKAAVMALAARRSAIGLPGTIIDVETGAWTDREAALGARVDSYYEYLLKGWLMFGDEDLHRLWDESIVAIGTYLADTSTGSLWYGQADMDTGERTGTRFGALEAFFPAVLALSGDLERAAALQRSCFRMWQIHGIEPEVIDYTTMEVLHEGYPLRPENIESAWYLLELTGDEGYRDMGRTYVESLIARCRTEVGYAHLASVRTGEQRDAMQSFFLAETLKYAWLLFAPRGTIDFERTLFNTEAHPLRVWPE
- the lexA gene encoding transcriptional repressor LexA; translated protein: MTPRRSDQTRREIFAFVRDRIAAGAPPTVREVQRAFGFKAVQSAQQHLAALVAAGRLEREPGVARGYRLPAGGSGGADGARPTGPVGAVRYIPLLGRVQAGALQEAIEDPDGWLPASGPDAGAADDEGGLFALTVRGESMVEAGILPGDMVVVHRQDTARDGEIVVALVEGEATVKRLRLRAGRIVLQPENAAFAPIEIAPDTEIRILGRVVEVRRRLA